A region of uncultured Draconibacterium sp. DNA encodes the following proteins:
- a CDS encoding ATP-binding cassette domain-containing protein, with amino-acid sequence MITVSNLRIQFGKRILFQDVNMKFTAGNCYGVIGANGAGKSTFLKAISGQIDPTAGHISLEPGERLSVLSQDHFAFDEFTVLDTVMKGHAELWDLMKEKDALYMKPDFSEADGILAGELEEKFGDMGGWNAESDAATLLSNLGIKEEYHYTLMKDMSGNQKVRVLLAQALFGNPDNLLLDEPTNDLDLETVVWLENYLANYENTVLVVSHDRHFLDAISTHTIDIDYGDIKMFAGNYSFWYQSSQLALRQQQAQNKKAEEKKKELQEFISRFSANVAKSKQTTSRKKMLEKLNVDDIQPSTRKYPGIIFNPEREAGDRILEVENLSASIDGTTLFKDVEFTAQKGEKIVFLSRDHRAMTAFFEIINGNREADSGTYQWGQTITSAYLPLDNSEFFDSDMTLFDWLCQFTTDTTEIYIRGYLGRMLFAGEEIYKKVNVLSGGEKMRCMIAKMQLLNANVLILDTPTNHLDLESIQAFNNNLIKYPGNLFMSSHDHEFISSVCNRIIELTPNGIIDKLMPYDEYIEDEKIHALREKLYTT; translated from the coding sequence ATGATTACAGTATCGAATTTAAGAATACAATTTGGGAAACGCATACTATTTCAGGACGTTAACATGAAGTTTACGGCCGGAAACTGCTATGGCGTTATCGGAGCAAACGGAGCAGGAAAATCAACATTTTTAAAAGCAATCTCGGGGCAGATCGATCCTACTGCAGGACATATCTCGCTTGAACCGGGCGAGCGCCTTTCGGTGTTAAGCCAGGACCACTTTGCTTTTGATGAGTTTACTGTTCTGGATACTGTAATGAAAGGTCATGCCGAGCTTTGGGATCTGATGAAAGAAAAAGATGCCCTGTATATGAAACCTGATTTTTCGGAAGCCGACGGAATTTTAGCCGGCGAGCTGGAAGAAAAGTTTGGCGACATGGGTGGCTGGAATGCCGAAAGCGATGCAGCTACTTTATTAAGTAACCTCGGTATTAAAGAAGAATACCACTACACGCTGATGAAAGACATGAGCGGTAACCAAAAGGTGCGTGTTCTTTTGGCGCAGGCATTATTCGGAAATCCCGATAACCTGCTGCTCGATGAGCCTACCAACGACCTCGACCTGGAAACCGTGGTTTGGCTGGAGAATTACCTGGCCAACTACGAGAATACCGTGTTGGTGGTATCGCACGACCGTCACTTCCTGGATGCTATTTCTACCCACACAATAGATATTGATTACGGCGATATAAAAATGTTTGCCGGAAACTACAGTTTCTGGTACCAGAGTAGTCAGCTGGCACTGCGTCAGCAACAGGCACAAAACAAAAAAGCCGAAGAGAAGAAGAAAGAACTGCAGGAGTTTATTTCGCGTTTTAGCGCTAACGTGGCTAAATCGAAACAAACTACCAGCCGTAAGAAAATGTTGGAGAAACTGAATGTGGATGATATCCAGCCTTCAACACGTAAATACCCGGGAATTATTTTTAACCCTGAGCGTGAGGCCGGCGACCGTATTCTGGAAGTGGAAAACCTGAGCGCCAGCATCGATGGAACCACACTTTTTAAAGATGTGGAATTTACGGCACAAAAAGGAGAAAAAATTGTGTTCTTGTCGCGCGACCACCGTGCAATGACAGCCTTTTTCGAGATCATTAACGGAAACCGTGAAGCCGACTCAGGAACTTACCAGTGGGGACAAACCATTACATCAGCATATCTGCCATTAGACAACTCGGAGTTTTTCGATAGCGACATGACACTGTTCGACTGGTTGTGCCAGTTTACTACCGACACTACCGAAATTTATATTCGTGGCTATCTGGGAAGAATGTTGTTTGCTGGCGAAGAGATCTACAAAAAGGTAAACGTACTTTCCGGAGGCGAGAAAATGCGTTGTATGATTGCCAAAATGCAATTGCTTAACGCTAACGTGCTGATTTTGGATACACCAACCAACCACCTCGATCTGGAATCGATTCAGGCCTTTAACAATAACCTGATTAAATACCCCGGAAACCTGTTTATGTCGTCTCACGACCACGAGTTTATTTCATCGGTTTGTAACCGCATCATCGAATTAACGCCTAACGGTATTATAGACAAACTAATGCCATACGACGAATATATTGAGGACGAAAAAATTCACGCACTGCGCGAGAAACTTTATACAACTTAA
- a CDS encoding lysophospholipid acyltransferase family protein produces the protein MELPEPKDLFKDQLPAPANGDYFAKFLMFILRFKKLDKIYEQIIDKRGVDFIDELIKMLEFDIEFDEEQLKKIPKEGPLIIVANHPLGGFDGLLLIKYLSLVRNDVKVLANYLLKKIDAVSEYFMDDNPFDDSEQGNYYGLKEAVTHLNAGGVLCLFPAIDVHTKDTFGGVTDKVWQFPVVNFIKMARVPVVPVLFQGTNSRLLHLVAKINPALKSARLPSEILRKKHKKIKLRIGSPIKVDEQDTYKDVYQLGRFLRAKTYSMESDIEVRRFFNYALKANVKPDTIIDPVPLAKIQKEIQLIKSKHTLFTLKNYTAYCAPSAMIPNILNEIGRLREITFREVGEGTNRSIDIDEYDLYYNQMFIWDEDEHRIVGAYRLGKGKDIMEQLGRRGFYLHSLFRISENFKPILKESIELGRSFVIKEYQRKPMPLFLLWKGILYFLLKNPEYRYLIGPVSISNNYSKVSKDLIIKFIMKNHLNWKMAQHIKPRNSYKFKSDNADLNLLMENVEHDINRLDKTIGDLDELNSGLPVLLKKYIKLNAEIIGFNVDPKFNNCLDGLIVLDVYNVPKNTIESLSKEANDGSILDRFYGSREVE, from the coding sequence ATGGAATTACCAGAGCCAAAAGATTTGTTCAAAGACCAACTCCCTGCACCTGCCAACGGCGATTATTTCGCCAAGTTCCTGATGTTTATTCTTCGTTTTAAAAAGCTGGATAAAATTTACGAGCAGATAATAGATAAGCGAGGTGTGGATTTTATCGACGAGCTGATAAAAATGCTGGAGTTCGACATTGAATTTGACGAAGAGCAGCTAAAAAAAATACCAAAAGAAGGACCGCTGATCATTGTCGCCAACCACCCGCTTGGAGGTTTCGATGGTTTGTTACTGATAAAATACCTGTCGCTGGTGCGCAACGATGTTAAAGTGCTGGCCAATTATTTGTTGAAAAAGATAGATGCTGTTTCGGAGTATTTTATGGACGACAACCCCTTTGATGATTCGGAGCAAGGAAATTATTACGGACTAAAAGAAGCCGTTACTCATTTGAATGCCGGGGGAGTGCTTTGTCTTTTTCCGGCCATTGACGTACACACCAAAGATACTTTTGGTGGCGTAACCGACAAAGTTTGGCAGTTTCCGGTGGTGAATTTTATTAAAATGGCTCGCGTTCCCGTTGTTCCGGTACTTTTTCAGGGAACCAACAGCCGTTTATTGCACCTGGTGGCCAAAATCAATCCAGCGTTAAAAAGTGCGCGTTTACCGTCGGAGATTTTGCGGAAAAAGCATAAGAAAATAAAGTTGCGAATTGGCAGTCCTATTAAAGTTGACGAACAGGATACCTACAAAGATGTGTATCAGCTGGGGCGGTTTCTACGTGCCAAAACATACAGTATGGAATCGGACATTGAGGTGCGGCGCTTTTTTAATTATGCGCTGAAAGCCAATGTAAAACCCGATACCATTATCGATCCGGTTCCGTTGGCAAAGATTCAGAAAGAAATTCAGCTGATAAAATCGAAGCACACGCTGTTCACGCTAAAAAATTATACGGCGTATTGTGCACCATCGGCAATGATTCCGAATATTCTGAATGAAATCGGTCGCTTGCGCGAGATCACTTTCCGCGAAGTAGGCGAGGGCACCAACCGTAGCATTGATATCGACGAATATGATTTATACTACAACCAGATGTTTATCTGGGACGAGGATGAGCATCGGATTGTTGGGGCGTATCGACTGGGGAAAGGCAAAGATATTATGGAGCAGCTGGGCCGGCGAGGCTTTTACCTGCATTCGCTGTTTCGCATCTCCGAAAATTTTAAACCAATTCTGAAAGAAAGTATTGAGTTGGGGCGCTCGTTTGTAATTAAAGAATACCAGCGCAAACCCATGCCATTGTTTTTGCTTTGGAAAGGTATTTTGTATTTCCTGCTGAAAAATCCGGAATACCGTTACCTGATTGGGCCGGTGAGTATCAGCAATAATTATTCGAAGGTGTCGAAAGACCTGATTATTAAGTTTATTATGAAGAACCATTTGAACTGGAAAATGGCTCAGCATATTAAACCGCGCAACAGCTACAAATTTAAAAGCGATAATGCGGATTTGAATTTATTGATGGAAAATGTGGAGCACGATATTAACCGGCTCGACAAAACCATTGGCGATTTGGATGAACTGAACTCAGGACTTCCGGTATTGCTGAAAAAGTATATTAAACTCAATGCTGAAATAATTGGATTTAATGTCGATCCTAAATTTAATAACTGCCTCGATGGCCTGATTGTTCTCGATGTTTACAATGTGCCGAAGAATACCATCGAGTCGCTGTCAAAAGAAGCCAACGATGGCTCTATTCTCGACCGTTTTTATGGCAGCCGGGAAGTGGAGTAG
- the tnpA gene encoding IS200/IS605 family transposase: MTSYRQIIYQIIFRTKHNQKTLKADSRDQLYRYIWGIVKNKNCHLYRINGMEDHLHILSDIHPGIALADMVRDIKTASSVWLKSSTYFPDFNGWADGYAALTYSYWDKDKLINYIKNQQEHHKTETFEAEYRRLLEEHNIRIDERYFLK, translated from the coding sequence ATGACTAGCTATCGTCAAATCATTTATCAGATCATTTTTCGCACAAAACACAATCAAAAAACATTAAAAGCCGATTCCCGTGATCAGCTTTATAGGTATATATGGGGAATCGTAAAAAATAAGAATTGCCATTTGTACCGAATTAATGGGATGGAGGATCATCTTCATATTTTAAGTGATATTCATCCCGGCATCGCTCTGGCCGATATGGTCAGAGACATAAAAACTGCTTCATCGGTTTGGTTAAAAAGCTCAACTTACTTTCCTGATTTTAATGGTTGGGCAGATGGTTATGCTGCCTTAACATATTCGTATTGGGACAAAGACAAATTGATTAACTATATTAAAAACCAGCAGGAACATCATAAAACTGAAACCTTTGAAGCGGAGTATCGAAGGCTTTTGGAAGAACACAATATTCGCATTGATGAACGGTACTTTTTAAAGTAA
- a CDS encoding S-adenosylmethionine:tRNA ribosyltransferase-isomerase encodes MNRYKDIKISDYTYNLPDERIAKYPLTERDKSKLLVRQNGTIKQDIFENCANYLPEDAQLVFNNTRVIHARLFFYKETGAKIEIFCLEPVEPADYQVAFQETEEVTWKCMVGNSKKWKEGFLSQTFEIDGQAIELTAAKIGQEGNSFHIRFVWNGGVHFSEIIEHIGQLPIPPYLHRDTEESDEESYQTVYAKIDGSVAAPTAGLHFTDPVIAQLADKNISTNEITLHVGAGTFQPVKSETIEGHTMHHEQVIIPIDILRSFVENPKNIIAVGTTSVRSLESLYWIGLQLEEKRFNPFHPEVKQWEPYENEAKISIEKALQNIIYFLAENGEKAIRFSTQIIILPGYDFKLISGMFTNFHQPQSTLLLLISAFLGNKWKEVYDYALANDFRFLSYGDSNLYLK; translated from the coding sequence TTGAACAGATACAAAGACATAAAGATTAGCGATTACACCTACAATCTGCCCGATGAGCGCATTGCCAAATACCCGCTTACTGAGCGCGATAAATCAAAATTGCTTGTCAGGCAGAATGGTACAATAAAACAGGATATTTTTGAAAACTGCGCCAATTACCTTCCGGAAGATGCGCAACTGGTTTTTAATAATACCCGCGTTATTCATGCCCGTTTGTTTTTTTATAAAGAAACAGGTGCCAAAATCGAGATCTTTTGTCTGGAGCCCGTTGAACCGGCCGATTACCAGGTAGCTTTTCAGGAAACAGAAGAAGTAACCTGGAAATGTATGGTTGGTAATTCAAAAAAATGGAAAGAAGGTTTCCTGAGCCAAACCTTTGAAATTGATGGGCAAGCCATTGAACTGACCGCTGCCAAAATCGGGCAGGAAGGCAACTCTTTTCACATCCGTTTTGTGTGGAACGGCGGCGTGCACTTCTCCGAAATTATTGAGCACATCGGGCAATTGCCCATACCACCGTACCTGCACCGCGACACCGAAGAAAGCGACGAAGAAAGCTACCAAACGGTTTATGCAAAAATCGATGGTTCGGTAGCCGCACCAACAGCAGGTCTGCATTTTACCGATCCGGTGATTGCGCAACTGGCAGATAAAAACATTAGCACTAACGAAATTACGCTGCATGTGGGAGCCGGCACTTTTCAGCCCGTAAAATCGGAAACCATCGAAGGGCACACCATGCATCATGAACAGGTGATCATCCCCATTGATATTTTGCGTTCGTTTGTGGAGAATCCCAAAAACATTATTGCAGTGGGTACGACTTCGGTGCGCTCACTCGAAAGTTTGTACTGGATCGGTCTGCAACTGGAAGAAAAACGTTTCAATCCTTTTCATCCCGAAGTAAAACAATGGGAGCCTTACGAAAACGAAGCAAAGATTTCTATTGAAAAGGCACTTCAAAATATCATTTATTTTCTGGCAGAAAACGGGGAAAAAGCCATTCGCTTTTCTACCCAAATTATCATTCTTCCGGGTTACGATTTTAAACTGATCAGCGGAATGTTTACCAACTTTCACCAGCCACAAAGTACGCTACTACTCTTAATCAGCGCATTTTTGGGCAATAAATGGAAAGAAGTTTACGATTATGCATTGGCGAACGACTTCCGCTTTTTAAGTTATGGCGACAGTAATCTCTACCTAAAATAA
- a CDS encoding DUF1304 domain-containing protein: protein MIDLIAKVLTAIVAIEHLYILWIEMFAWETAGKKTFKTIPDHLFTPTKGLAANQGLYNGFLSAGLIWSYFISDVNWGVYIKVFFLTCVIVAGIFGAITASRKIFIIQALPAIIALSFVLLAFFA, encoded by the coding sequence ATGATAGATCTTATCGCTAAAGTATTGACAGCAATTGTTGCAATAGAACATCTGTATATTTTATGGATTGAAATGTTTGCATGGGAAACTGCAGGTAAGAAAACATTCAAAACAATTCCTGACCACTTATTTACACCTACAAAAGGGTTAGCTGCTAATCAGGGGCTGTATAATGGTTTTTTGTCAGCAGGATTGATTTGGTCTTATTTCATCTCTGATGTAAATTGGGGAGTATACATTAAAGTATTCTTCTTAACATGTGTTATAGTTGCAGGTATATTTGGAGCAATCACAGCGTCGAGAAAAATTTTTATTATCCAGGCTTTACCTGCAATTATTGCATTGAGTTTTGTGTTACTAGCGTTTTTTGCCTGA
- a CDS encoding AMP-binding protein — protein sequence MQRDKIDSFSSFISASVKNYANNKALGFIDEEYLTYAEMGQKISAVQAFLAKLGLGEGDKVIIYSQNMPNWGVVYFALQCSGIVAVPVLPDFSPSELENVIKHSESKAMFISANLQYKLKEADTSTLDVIVKIDDFSLLKAEDSSVVFDEKSSSKKAYQPKENELAVLIYTSGTTGNSKGVMLSQKNILANVVQSAAVQEIREDYHFLSVLPLSHTYENTIGFLLAMYKGASVTYLRKPPTASVLLPALKKIRPEIMLTVPMIIEKVYKSSILPAINKKTVTRLLHRFPPTRKLVHRLAGKKLMETFGGRLEFFGIGGAKLDGKVERFLRDAKFPYAIGYGLTETSPLVAGSNPTTTRFRAIGPKVINCEVKIHDPNPATGEGEIWAKGPNVMLGYYKNPEETKQVLTDDGWFKTGDLGVFDKDGWLSHKGRLKNMIVGANGENIYPEEIESIINNFRHVVESVVIQKKGKLVALVHFNREELEQKVKEMRSELGDKMDEISHHVDEKIEELSAELKDYINSRVNKFSKIQDFISHPTPFIKTATQKIKRYLYH from the coding sequence ATGCAGAGAGATAAAATCGACAGCTTTTCCTCCTTCATTTCAGCATCAGTGAAAAATTATGCCAACAATAAAGCGCTTGGTTTTATTGATGAAGAATATCTCACGTACGCGGAAATGGGACAAAAAATCTCTGCTGTTCAGGCTTTTCTTGCAAAGCTTGGTTTGGGGGAAGGCGATAAAGTAATCATCTACAGCCAAAACATGCCCAACTGGGGAGTTGTTTATTTTGCCCTGCAATGCTCCGGGATTGTTGCTGTTCCTGTTCTTCCCGATTTTAGTCCGTCAGAGTTGGAGAATGTGATCAAACATTCCGAGTCGAAAGCGATGTTTATCTCGGCAAACCTTCAATACAAACTAAAAGAAGCTGACACATCAACGCTGGACGTGATTGTAAAAATCGACGATTTTAGCCTTTTAAAAGCTGAAGATTCTTCGGTAGTTTTCGATGAAAAATCAAGCAGCAAAAAAGCCTATCAACCAAAAGAAAATGAGCTGGCAGTTCTGATCTACACCTCCGGCACAACCGGAAACTCGAAAGGTGTAATGTTATCGCAAAAAAATATTTTGGCGAATGTGGTTCAGTCGGCGGCTGTTCAGGAAATCAGGGAAGATTACCACTTTTTGTCGGTTTTACCGTTGTCGCATACCTACGAAAATACCATTGGGTTTTTACTGGCCATGTACAAAGGAGCCAGTGTTACCTATCTCCGTAAACCACCAACAGCAAGTGTGCTTTTACCGGCTCTAAAAAAAATACGTCCGGAGATTATGCTGACCGTTCCGATGATTATCGAAAAAGTGTATAAAAGCAGCATCCTGCCCGCCATTAATAAAAAAACGGTTACTCGCTTACTACACCGTTTTCCACCCACACGCAAGTTGGTACATCGTTTGGCCGGGAAAAAACTGATGGAAACTTTTGGTGGCCGACTCGAGTTTTTTGGCATTGGCGGTGCAAAGCTCGATGGTAAAGTAGAACGTTTTCTGCGCGATGCAAAATTTCCGTACGCCATTGGTTACGGTTTAACCGAAACTTCACCGCTTGTTGCAGGGTCGAATCCCACAACAACGCGTTTCAGGGCAATTGGCCCAAAGGTGATTAATTGCGAAGTAAAAATTCACGACCCGAACCCGGCAACGGGCGAAGGTGAAATCTGGGCAAAAGGACCAAACGTAATGTTGGGCTACTATAAAAATCCGGAAGAAACAAAACAAGTATTAACCGACGATGGCTGGTTTAAAACAGGTGATCTGGGTGTTTTCGATAAGGACGGATGGCTGAGCCACAAAGGCCGGTTGAAAAATATGATCGTGGGTGCCAACGGAGAAAATATTTACCCCGAAGAAATAGAATCTATCATCAATAATTTCAGGCATGTTGTTGAGTCGGTAGTAATTCAGAAAAAAGGAAAACTGGTGGCACTGGTTCATTTTAACCGTGAGGAACTGGAGCAAAAAGTAAAAGAAATGCGTTCTGAACTTGGAGACAAAATGGATGAAATCTCTCATCATGTAGATGAAAAAATTGAAGAGTTAAGCGCTGAACTAAAAGATTATATTAATTCAAGGGTTAACAAGTTCTCCAAAATTCAGGATTTTATTTCTCATCCTACTCCTTTTATAAAAACTGCTACGCAAAAAATAAAGCGCTACCTGTATCACTAA
- the trpB gene encoding tryptophan synthase subunit beta, whose translation MTDYFKQYPNKEGFYKEYGGSFIPPDLQKEMDNITNAYHSISKSHNFISELRSIRKHFQGRPTPVYYCQNLSAKYGGRIYLKREDLNHSGAHKLNHCMGEALLAKHLGKKRLIAETGAGQHGVALATAAAYFGLECEIHMGEVDIAKEHPNVVRMKILGAEVVPVTHGLKTLKEAVDSAFESYLKDPVNTIYCIGSVVGPHPFPMMVRDFQRVVGIEAQEQFYEMTGENPDHVVACVGGGSNAMGMFSGFLDIEDTQLHGVEPGGVGTKLGEHASTITYGTPGVIHGFKCYTLQDEKGEPAPVYSVASGLDYPGVGPEHSMLKDMGKVTYGVADDAETIDAFYELSRLEGIIPALESAHAVAYGLKLAKENQQQSILINLSGRGDKDIDFVVDKYGLPD comes from the coding sequence ATGACTGATTATTTCAAGCAATACCCGAACAAAGAGGGATTTTACAAAGAATATGGTGGTTCGTTTATACCACCCGATTTGCAAAAAGAAATGGATAACATTACCAATGCTTACCACAGCATCAGCAAATCGCATAATTTTATTTCTGAATTGCGCAGCATTCGCAAACACTTTCAGGGGCGCCCAACCCCGGTTTATTACTGCCAGAATTTGTCGGCAAAATATGGCGGCCGCATTTACCTGAAACGCGAAGATCTGAACCACTCGGGAGCGCACAAACTCAACCACTGTATGGGCGAGGCATTGCTGGCCAAGCACCTGGGTAAAAAGAGACTTATTGCCGAAACCGGTGCCGGACAACACGGTGTGGCACTGGCAACTGCAGCAGCTTATTTTGGTCTGGAATGCGAAATCCACATGGGCGAAGTTGACATTGCCAAAGAACACCCGAATGTGGTACGTATGAAAATTCTGGGAGCGGAAGTAGTTCCTGTTACGCACGGATTAAAAACGCTAAAAGAAGCGGTTGATTCGGCTTTTGAATCGTATTTAAAAGATCCGGTAAATACCATTTACTGTATCGGTTCAGTAGTTGGACCGCACCCTTTCCCGATGATGGTTCGCGATTTCCAGCGTGTTGTTGGAATTGAAGCACAGGAGCAGTTTTACGAAATGACCGGCGAAAATCCCGATCACGTTGTTGCTTGTGTTGGCGGCGGAAGTAATGCCATGGGAATGTTCTCGGGCTTCCTCGATATTGAGGATACCCAATTACACGGCGTGGAGCCGGGTGGCGTCGGAACAAAACTTGGCGAACACGCCAGCACCATTACTTACGGAACTCCCGGAGTCATTCATGGTTTTAAATGCTACACGCTGCAGGATGAAAAAGGCGAGCCGGCTCCGGTGTATTCAGTAGCCAGCGGACTCGACTATCCGGGTGTTGGACCGGAGCATAGTATGCTAAAAGATATGGGCAAGGTAACTTACGGTGTTGCCGACGATGCCGAAACCATCGACGCTTTTTACGAATTAAGTCGCCTGGAAGGAATTATTCCGGCCCTGGAAAGTGCACATGCTGTGGCTTACGGGCTAAAACTGGCCAAAGAAAACCAGCAACAATCCATTCTTATTAACCTGAGTGGCCGTGGCGACAAAGACATCGACTTTGTGGTTGACAAATATGGATTACCCGACTAA
- a CDS encoding helix-turn-helix transcriptional regulator, with the protein MNESGKRIKERRLKKGWTQEDLAEHAKVNLRTIQRIENNETTPRRKTLDLLFDVLEIDGIEPEKTPLNKYMLWSSFLTVLIVVGTFLGWTRRFKMFVDGERTYRTFTGWTGFTFFNDYHLQNWLLSITSISLGLIVVANSLGLLKNKMKYILVQLVCLLLYLAGVLGWSTRQALEWRPGLFLIFVATIFLVVAYRKYGAKAGASK; encoded by the coding sequence ATGAACGAATCAGGAAAAAGGATTAAAGAACGCAGATTGAAAAAAGGCTGGACCCAGGAAGATTTGGCGGAACACGCAAAAGTTAATTTAAGAACTATTCAACGAATCGAAAATAATGAGACGACCCCACGACGAAAAACGCTTGACTTACTATTTGATGTTTTAGAGATCGACGGGATTGAACCGGAGAAAACACCCCTTAATAAATACATGCTGTGGTCATCTTTTCTGACAGTGCTAATCGTTGTGGGCACCTTTTTAGGATGGACCAGGCGGTTTAAAATGTTTGTGGATGGCGAAAGAACATACCGAACCTTTACCGGCTGGACGGGCTTTACATTTTTTAATGATTACCACTTACAAAACTGGTTACTTAGTATTACCAGTATCTCGCTTGGCTTAATCGTCGTTGCTAATTCGTTGGGGCTACTAAAAAATAAAATGAAATATATTTTGGTGCAGCTGGTTTGTTTACTCCTTTATTTAGCAGGTGTTTTGGGATGGAGTACAAGACAAGCTCTTGAATGGAGACCTGGATTATTCCTCATTTTCGTTGCAACCATTTTTCTGGTAGTGGCCTACCGGAAGTATGGGGCAAAAGCAGGTGCCAGCAAGTAA
- a CDS encoding MarC family protein has protein sequence MENLFTYALTVFMSFFAIMNPIANTPIFLGLVEGETEENKKKIARTGTITAFIIVATFVVAGKYIFEMFGITIPAFKITGGILIFYVGFEMLMSRKPKMHQNNAGGNNNLAISPLAIPILAGPGTIIAAMNSVTNADFVHIGIVITIFATLIFLTYVAFIFSEKIVEKVGPNLISVVGKLMGLILAILGTGMITEGIKLSFNI, from the coding sequence ATGGAAAATTTATTTACCTATGCTCTGACAGTATTTATGAGCTTCTTTGCTATTATGAATCCAATTGCAAACACTCCAATTTTTTTGGGACTTGTAGAAGGTGAAACAGAAGAAAATAAAAAGAAGATTGCCCGAACAGGAACAATTACGGCTTTTATTATTGTCGCCACTTTTGTTGTTGCTGGAAAATATATTTTTGAGATGTTTGGAATTACTATTCCTGCATTCAAAATAACAGGTGGCATTCTGATATTTTATGTGGGTTTTGAAATGCTTATGTCTCGAAAGCCCAAAATGCACCAAAATAATGCAGGAGGTAATAACAACCTTGCTATTTCCCCATTAGCTATTCCTATATTGGCGGGGCCTGGAACTATTATTGCCGCAATGAATAGTGTTACCAATGCAGATTTTGTACACATTGGAATCGTCATCACAATTTTTGCGACACTTATTTTTCTAACTTATGTAGCCTTTATTTTCAGCGAAAAAATCGTAGAAAAAGTGGGGCCAAACTTGATCTCAGTAGTAGGTAAATTAATGGGGCTAATCCTTGCTATACTTGGAACAGGTATGATTACAGAAGGAATCAAATTATCATTCAATATTTAA
- a CDS encoding YIP1 family protein: protein MKPIISIWIKTRQTFQLIENRDEKENDFMIHILFFLTSMYGGFSMSFDINKILGLEINYYFVLIISLIVSGLLGLFAYKYVLSYIIWGAGKIFQGKASINEIRLALAYSIIPNLVHLLIGVILLIPAIILDNKELIGYQHPVTIYVLWIFALRILVIGLAYFNKYSFGYALLTVIIPAAIMQGLLYGIKFMIQ from the coding sequence ATGAAACCTATTATTTCCATTTGGATTAAAACTCGACAGACATTTCAATTAATTGAAAATAGAGATGAAAAAGAAAATGATTTTATGATTCACATTTTGTTTTTCTTGACCTCAATGTATGGAGGATTTTCAATGTCTTTTGACATTAATAAAATATTAGGATTAGAAATTAATTACTATTTCGTCCTTATAATTTCATTAATCGTTTCAGGACTTTTAGGATTGTTCGCTTACAAATATGTTTTGTCATACATCATTTGGGGAGCAGGAAAAATATTTCAAGGAAAAGCTTCAATTAATGAAATAAGATTAGCTCTTGCCTATTCAATTATACCAAATTTGGTGCACCTATTAATCGGAGTAATTTTACTAATCCCAGCTATTATTCTAGATAATAAAGAATTGATTGGTTATCAACACCCTGTCACCATTTATGTGCTTTGGATTTTTGCTTTAAGAATATTAGTAATTGGACTAGCATATTTTAATAAATATTCATTTGGATACGCCCTATTGACTGTAATTATTCCTGCAGCGATTATGCAAGGACTTTTATATGGAATTAAGTTTATGATACAATAA
- a CDS encoding YwbE family protein: MINQQRKNIKTGLNVAVVKKEHQRSGELTCGIVKRILTKSPVHPHGIKVMLENGEVGRVQKIMQED, from the coding sequence ATGATTAATCAACAGAGAAAGAATATTAAAACCGGCTTAAACGTTGCCGTTGTAAAAAAAGAACACCAACGATCGGGTGAATTAACCTGTGGTATCGTTAAGCGAATATTGACGAAATCTCCCGTCCATCCCCACGGAATAAAAGTAATGCTCGAAAACGGAGAAGTTGGGCGCGTACAGAAGATTATGCAGGAGGATTAA